From Anopheles arabiensis isolate DONGOLA chromosome 3, AaraD3, whole genome shotgun sequence, a single genomic window includes:
- the LOC120904446 gene encoding chromatin modification-related protein eaf-1-like encodes MKFTILVASVAVVITATLALEFESRKLHPDAGVHDDGGLSMLEQTPAEDRQWQAVKKHEKRQTGKKIHIFLGKPKGKKSKKHVAGADGEPETQTRKTPELTTRSDKGVIDTTSDAPDAAVGESQHYDIGEHNIVKEKIKIKHHHHHHHHNHVKTVVKKEPYPVEKVVQVPVEKIVHVPKPYPVEKIVEKVVHVPVEKIVHVPKPYPVEKIVEKVVHVPKPYPVEKIVEKPIHVPKPYPVEVKVPYPVEKIVHVDKPYPVEKIVEKVVHVPKPYPVYKQVQVPVPVEVKVPYEVPKPVPYPVEKKVPYPVEVKVPVEVEKKVPVPVKVEVEKKVPYPVKVYVPQPYPVEKKVPYPVPVKSGSFPFPFDKDISSSYANSYANSYSNSYSNTKLHPFESQHHEEYAGSDDSYRRTTKTGYKKGKGKKSKKTEQQTQQQQQQQEHASSAPVTEDNSETGQTGMGASYSALSTGTDHGAHYTQTTIYHGGSGHQAQQEQQQHQQQQQQHQQQQQQHQALLQQHHDQLQQYHQQQQQQQQLQQQQQQQQQYGSQDATTFFNQQLIHYGQQAKYGPSTFPSQSSQGADYGTAPQSTGQDGSSQQQYGQYGGSDHYGSGSNHQEVMVSPPSGSAASGYGQQQQQQATYALTAPSNPGGSFQLESQPQPFQLLQFAPFQYQTPTGFSLPTAR; translated from the exons ATGAAGTTTACG ATACTGGTGGCATCGGTGGCTGTCGTCATCACGGCAACACTGGCGCTGGAGTTCGAAAGCAGGAAGCTGCACCCGGACGCTGGCGTGCACGATGACGGAGGGCTGTCAATGCTGGAGCAAACGCCGGCCGAAGATCGCCAGTGGCAGGCGGTGAAGAAGCACGAGAAGCGCCAGACGGGCAAAAAGATCCACATCTTTCTCGGCAAGCCGAAGGGCAAAAAGTCCAAGAAGCATGTCGCCGGTGCCGACGGTGAGCCGGAAACGCAGACACGCAAAACGCCCGAGCTGACGACCCGCTCGGACAAGGGCGTGATCGACACGACGTCGGACGCGCCGGATGCGGCGGTGGGCGAAAGCCAACACTACGACATCGGCGAGCATAACATCGTGAAGGAGAAGATCAAGATcaagcaccatcaccatcaccatcatcacaatCACGTCAAGACGGTGGTCAAGAAGGAACCCTACCCGGTGGAAAAGGTCGTCCAGGTGCCGGTCGAGAAGATTGTGCACGTGCCGAAGCCCTACCCGGTGGAGAAGATCGTCGAGAAGGTGGTGCACGTGCCGGTGGAGAAGATCGTGCACGTCCCGAAACCGTACCCGGTGGAGAAGATCGTCGAGAAGGTGGTGCACGTGCCGAAGCCCTATCCGGTGGAGAAGATCGTCGAGAAGCCGATCCACGTGCCGAAACCGTACCCGGTGGAGGTGAAGGTACCGTACCCGGTCGAGAAGATCGTGCACGTGGACAAACCCTATCCAGTGGAGAAGATCGTCGAGAAGGTGGTGCACGTACCGAAGCCCTATCCGGTGTACAAGCAGGTGCAGGTCCCCGTCCCTGTTGAGGTGAAGGTCCCGTACGAAGTTCCGAAGCCCGTACCCTACCCAGTGGAGAAGAAGGTCCCGTATCCGGTCGAGGTGAAGGTCCCGGTTGAGGTCGAGAAGAAGGTCCCGGTGCCGGTAAAGGTGGAGGTGGAAAAGAAGGTCCCCTATCCGGTCAAAGTGTACGTGCCGCAGCCCTACCCGGTGGAGAAGAAGGTCCCCTACCCGGTGCCGGTCAAGTCGGGCTCCTTCCCGTTCCCCTTCGACAAGGACATTTCGAGCAGCTACGCGAACAGCTACGCGAACAGCTACTCGAACAGCTACTCCAACACGAAGCTGCATCCGTTCGAGTCGCAGCACCACGAAGAGTACGCCGGCTCGGATGATAGCTACCGGCGCACCACCAAGACCGGCTACAAGAAGGGCAAGGGCAAGAAGTCGAAAAAGACGGAACAgcaaacgcagcagcagcagcagcagcaggagcatgCCTCGAGTGCACCGGTGACGGAGGATAACAGCGAGACGGGCCAGACGGGCATGGGCGCATCGTACTCGGCACTGAGCACCGGCACGGATCATGGCGCACACTACACGCAGACCACGATCTATCACGGAGGTTCCGGCCATCAGGCACagcaggaacagcagcagcatcagcagcagcaacagcagcaccagcagcagcagcagcaacaccaagcTCTTCTTCAGCAGCACCATGACCAACTCCAGCAGTatcaccagcaacagcagcaacagcaacaactacagcagcagcagcagcagcaacaacagtacGGTAGTCAAGATGCCACTACCTTCTTTAACCAGCAGCTCATCCATTACGGCCAACAGGCAAAGTACGGTCCATCCACCTTCCCGAGCCAATCATCGCAGGGTGCCGACTACGGTACGGCTCCACAGTCGACCGGTCAGGACGgtagcagccagcagcagtacgGTCAGTACGGTGGATCGGACCATTACGGTTCCGGCTCAAACCACCAGGAGGTGATGGTTTCACCTCCGTCCGGATCTGCCGCTTCCGGATACggccaacagcaacagcagcaggcaacTTACGCCCTGACGGCTCCATCCAACCCGGGCGGTAGCTTCCAGCTCGAGTCTCAGCCACAGCCGTTCCAGCTGCTACAATTTGCACCGTTCCAGTACCAGACGCCGACCGGTTTCTCGCTGCCAACGGCTCGATAA
- the LOC120901419 gene encoding uncharacterized protein LOC120901419 isoform X1: MAEQNENAATKKSVKIQDYISPGISRERSFIRTSNQQQFFEMNNSNKRRSLAFTQSQAHQHAQQQLREGRLDGLGAMNNKLNVHAQEFQMNNLPLNDHRFPLQSSRSLNIYSSSLQHSKSSVTMPLGSMPGRHHALQLGSIGSPVPRGSLMMPAHAPLHHVGVQLQPSHMPLVNSPSSSNILHSSGPRVKFAPEPMLHAHAHSSNTPHAANSNNGAVGGGANNNNTQLNLAPLQRSKSLSSADTLTRGLASLGLGIGSEANDIGMFSPEVQTAITKAIEDPNQLNARCLMDLAAQLLHRAVEGRRYSLPISRLCISIIAKEKKETFLEALLNTCRQWYQERDKVLGAMQNSKNPSRPRFTSFMAFLTEMFCQLKRRQLQLRTECDGVPPPLVLLTVLGKCCEDCVQPPVRSLSEIECLFFVLTCIGRDLETHLPQQLESLLAGVRDAFLNSAASAPAIRRTLLQLIELQASHWQLPGNTVLYYYPSSK, translated from the exons ATGAATAATAGCAACAAGCGGCGCAGTTTGGCATTCACCCAAAGTCAGGCCCATCAGCACGCCCAACAGCAACTGCGCG AGGGCCGCCTGGATGGATTGGGGGCCATGAACAACAAGCTGAACGTGCACGCGCAGGaatttcaaatgaataatttacCCCTAAACGATCATCGGTTTCCACTGCAAAGCTCAAG ATCTCTCAACATCTACAGCAGCTCCCTGCAGCACTCGAAGTCCAGCGTCACGATGCCGTTGGGCAGCATGCCCGGCCGGCATCACGCACTGCAGCTGGGCAGTATCGGTAGTCCCGTCCCGAGGGGATCACTTATGATGCCCGCCCATGCGCCGCTCCATCACGTCGGGGTGCAGCTGCAACCGTCCCACATGCCGCTGGTAAATTCACCCTCTAGCAGCAACATACTGCAC TCCAGCGGACCACGCGTCAAGTTCGCGCCGGAACCGATGcttcacgcacacgcacacagcagcaacacgccTCATGccgccaacagcaacaacggtgccgttggtggtggtgccaacaataacaacacacaactGAATCTGGCCCCTTTGCAGCGCTCGAAGTCACTCTCGTCGGCAGACACGCTAACGCGCGGGTTGGCCAGTCTTGGGCTGGGCATCGGGTCGGAAGCGAACGATATCGGTATGTTCTCGCCGGAAGTGCAGACCGCCATTACCAAGGCCATCGAGGATCCGAACCAGCTGAATGCACGCTGCCTGATGGACCTGGCGGCACAGTTGCTGCATCGTGCCGTTGAAGGGCGCCG CTACTCCCTACCGATATCGCGTCTCTGCATTTCGATCATCgcgaaagagaaaaaggaaacatttctGGAGGCACTGCTCAACACCTGCCGCCAGTGGTACCAGGAGCGGGACAAGGTACTGGGAGCGATGCAAAACTCAAAGAACCCATCCCGGCCCCGGTTCACCTCGTTCATGGCGTTCCTCACCGAGATGTTCTGCCAGCTGAAGCGGCGTCAGCTGCAGCTCCGTACCGAGTGTGACGGTGTACCACCGCCACTGGTACTGCTTACCGTGCTCGGCAAGTGCTGTGAGGATTGCGTTCAGCCTCCGGTTCGATCACTCTCGGAG ATCGAATGTTTGTTCTTCGTGCTGACCTGCATTGGGCGCGATCTGGAAACTCATCTGCCCCAGCAGCTCGAGTCACTGCTGGCCGGGGTACGCGATGCGTTCCTGAACTCGGCCGCTTCTGCACCGGCCATCCGGCGCACACTGTTGCAACTGATCGAGCTGCAGGCCTCCCATTGGCAGCTACCCGGAAACACGGTTCTGTATTACTATCCCTCTTCCAAGTAG
- the LOC120901419 gene encoding uncharacterized protein LOC120901419 isoform X2, translating into MAEQNENAATKKSVKIQDYISPGISRERSFIRTSNQQMNNSNKRRSLAFTQSQAHQHAQQQLREGRLDGLGAMNNKLNVHAQEFQMNNLPLNDHRFPLQSSRSLNIYSSSLQHSKSSVTMPLGSMPGRHHALQLGSIGSPVPRGSLMMPAHAPLHHVGVQLQPSHMPLVNSPSSSNILHSSGPRVKFAPEPMLHAHAHSSNTPHAANSNNGAVGGGANNNNTQLNLAPLQRSKSLSSADTLTRGLASLGLGIGSEANDIGMFSPEVQTAITKAIEDPNQLNARCLMDLAAQLLHRAVEGRRYSLPISRLCISIIAKEKKETFLEALLNTCRQWYQERDKVLGAMQNSKNPSRPRFTSFMAFLTEMFCQLKRRQLQLRTECDGVPPPLVLLTVLGKCCEDCVQPPVRSLSEIECLFFVLTCIGRDLETHLPQQLESLLAGVRDAFLNSAASAPAIRRTLLQLIELQASHWQLPGNTVLYYYPSSK; encoded by the exons ATGAATAATAGCAACAAGCGGCGCAGTTTGGCATTCACCCAAAGTCAGGCCCATCAGCACGCCCAACAGCAACTGCGCG AGGGCCGCCTGGATGGATTGGGGGCCATGAACAACAAGCTGAACGTGCACGCGCAGGaatttcaaatgaataatttacCCCTAAACGATCATCGGTTTCCACTGCAAAGCTCAAG ATCTCTCAACATCTACAGCAGCTCCCTGCAGCACTCGAAGTCCAGCGTCACGATGCCGTTGGGCAGCATGCCCGGCCGGCATCACGCACTGCAGCTGGGCAGTATCGGTAGTCCCGTCCCGAGGGGATCACTTATGATGCCCGCCCATGCGCCGCTCCATCACGTCGGGGTGCAGCTGCAACCGTCCCACATGCCGCTGGTAAATTCACCCTCTAGCAGCAACATACTGCAC TCCAGCGGACCACGCGTCAAGTTCGCGCCGGAACCGATGcttcacgcacacgcacacagcagcaacacgccTCATGccgccaacagcaacaacggtgccgttggtggtggtgccaacaataacaacacacaactGAATCTGGCCCCTTTGCAGCGCTCGAAGTCACTCTCGTCGGCAGACACGCTAACGCGCGGGTTGGCCAGTCTTGGGCTGGGCATCGGGTCGGAAGCGAACGATATCGGTATGTTCTCGCCGGAAGTGCAGACCGCCATTACCAAGGCCATCGAGGATCCGAACCAGCTGAATGCACGCTGCCTGATGGACCTGGCGGCACAGTTGCTGCATCGTGCCGTTGAAGGGCGCCG CTACTCCCTACCGATATCGCGTCTCTGCATTTCGATCATCgcgaaagagaaaaaggaaacatttctGGAGGCACTGCTCAACACCTGCCGCCAGTGGTACCAGGAGCGGGACAAGGTACTGGGAGCGATGCAAAACTCAAAGAACCCATCCCGGCCCCGGTTCACCTCGTTCATGGCGTTCCTCACCGAGATGTTCTGCCAGCTGAAGCGGCGTCAGCTGCAGCTCCGTACCGAGTGTGACGGTGTACCACCGCCACTGGTACTGCTTACCGTGCTCGGCAAGTGCTGTGAGGATTGCGTTCAGCCTCCGGTTCGATCACTCTCGGAG ATCGAATGTTTGTTCTTCGTGCTGACCTGCATTGGGCGCGATCTGGAAACTCATCTGCCCCAGCAGCTCGAGTCACTGCTGGCCGGGGTACGCGATGCGTTCCTGAACTCGGCCGCTTCTGCACCGGCCATCCGGCGCACACTGTTGCAACTGATCGAGCTGCAGGCCTCCCATTGGCAGCTACCCGGAAACACGGTTCTGTATTACTATCCCTCTTCCAAGTAG
- the LOC120901419 gene encoding uncharacterized protein LOC120901419 isoform X3, giving the protein MAEQNENAATKKSVKIQDYISPGISRERSFIRTSNQQQFFEMNNSNKRRSLAFTQSQAHQHAQQQLREGRLDGLGAMNNKLNVHAQEFQMNNLPLNDHRFPLQSSRSLNIYSSSLQHSKSSVTMPLGSMPGRHHALQLGSIGSPVPRGSLMMPAHAPLHHVGVQLQPSHMPLVNSPSSSNILHRSKSLSSADTLTRGLASLGLGIGSEANDIGMFSPEVQTAITKAIEDPNQLNARCLMDLAAQLLHRAVEGRRYSLPISRLCISIIAKEKKETFLEALLNTCRQWYQERDKVLGAMQNSKNPSRPRFTSFMAFLTEMFCQLKRRQLQLRTECDGVPPPLVLLTVLGKCCEDCVQPPVRSLSEIECLFFVLTCIGRDLETHLPQQLESLLAGVRDAFLNSAASAPAIRRTLLQLIELQASHWQLPGNTVLYYYPSSK; this is encoded by the exons ATGAATAATAGCAACAAGCGGCGCAGTTTGGCATTCACCCAAAGTCAGGCCCATCAGCACGCCCAACAGCAACTGCGCG AGGGCCGCCTGGATGGATTGGGGGCCATGAACAACAAGCTGAACGTGCACGCGCAGGaatttcaaatgaataatttacCCCTAAACGATCATCGGTTTCCACTGCAAAGCTCAAG ATCTCTCAACATCTACAGCAGCTCCCTGCAGCACTCGAAGTCCAGCGTCACGATGCCGTTGGGCAGCATGCCCGGCCGGCATCACGCACTGCAGCTGGGCAGTATCGGTAGTCCCGTCCCGAGGGGATCACTTATGATGCCCGCCCATGCGCCGCTCCATCACGTCGGGGTGCAGCTGCAACCGTCCCACATGCCGCTGGTAAATTCACCCTCTAGCAGCAACATACTGCAC CGCTCGAAGTCACTCTCGTCGGCAGACACGCTAACGCGCGGGTTGGCCAGTCTTGGGCTGGGCATCGGGTCGGAAGCGAACGATATCGGTATGTTCTCGCCGGAAGTGCAGACCGCCATTACCAAGGCCATCGAGGATCCGAACCAGCTGAATGCACGCTGCCTGATGGACCTGGCGGCACAGTTGCTGCATCGTGCCGTTGAAGGGCGCCG CTACTCCCTACCGATATCGCGTCTCTGCATTTCGATCATCgcgaaagagaaaaaggaaacatttctGGAGGCACTGCTCAACACCTGCCGCCAGTGGTACCAGGAGCGGGACAAGGTACTGGGAGCGATGCAAAACTCAAAGAACCCATCCCGGCCCCGGTTCACCTCGTTCATGGCGTTCCTCACCGAGATGTTCTGCCAGCTGAAGCGGCGTCAGCTGCAGCTCCGTACCGAGTGTGACGGTGTACCACCGCCACTGGTACTGCTTACCGTGCTCGGCAAGTGCTGTGAGGATTGCGTTCAGCCTCCGGTTCGATCACTCTCGGAG ATCGAATGTTTGTTCTTCGTGCTGACCTGCATTGGGCGCGATCTGGAAACTCATCTGCCCCAGCAGCTCGAGTCACTGCTGGCCGGGGTACGCGATGCGTTCCTGAACTCGGCCGCTTCTGCACCGGCCATCCGGCGCACACTGTTGCAACTGATCGAGCTGCAGGCCTCCCATTGGCAGCTACCCGGAAACACGGTTCTGTATTACTATCCCTCTTCCAAGTAG